The Triplophysa rosa linkage group LG3, Trosa_1v2, whole genome shotgun sequence genome has a segment encoding these proteins:
- the LOC130551595 gene encoding trypsin-2-like, translated as MKFNTALSVAGTILLFIAGSLCQLDVCGQSPLNTKIIGGEVAQAGAWPWQVSIHVNSGISSSHFCGGSLINKDWVLSAAHCFQTYEVSKIVMYFGRWSQSGSNPHETYRTVSRIFNHPNYNSSTIDNDIALVQLSSSVDFTNYVRPVCLAAAGSVFGGGTETWVTGFGTMQTGGTLADKLREVMIPIVNNSDCNKAYSGFITSNMICAGLLNVGGKSSCQGDSGGPAVNRNGSRWIQSGIVSFGSKKKCDDPKFPSVFARVSPYQDWIKSYTGSNPPGFVEFHSNGFRSSLSPLLFSISLTFSIIPFTISLYLSS; from the exons GTTCCCTCTGCCAGTTAGATG TATGTGGTCAATCCCCCCTCAACACAAAGATTATTGGAGGGGAGGTTGCACAGGCAGGGGCTTGGCCATGGCAAGTCAGCATTCATGTCAATTCCGGTATCAGTTCGAGCCATTTCTGTGGTGGGAGTCTAATCAATAAAGACTGGGTTTTATCTGCAGCTCACTGCTTCCAGAC GTACGAGGTTTCTAAGATTGTGATGTACTTTGGGCGTTGGAGCCAATCGGGCTCAAACCCCCATGAGACATATAGGACTGTGAGTCGAATTTTCAACCATCCTAACTACAACAGTTCTACTATTGACAATGACATAGCACTTGTCCAGCTCTCCTCCTCTGTGGATTTCACGAATTATGTTAGGCCAGTCTGTCTGGCAGCTGCTGGTAGTGTGTTTGGTGGAGGTACAGAGACCTGGGTCACTGGATTTGGTACAATGCAGACTGGAG GTACCCTTGCTGACAAACTGCGGGAGGTGATGATACCAATCGTGAACAACAGTGACTGTAATAAGGCTTATAGTGGATTTATCACAAGCAATATGATTTGTGCTGGATTGCTAAATGTGGGAGGGAAAAGTTCATGTCAG GGAGACTCTGGAGGTCCAGCTGTCAATAGGAACGGCTCTCGGTGGATTCAGTCCGGTATCGTGAGTTTTGgttcaaaaaaaaaatgtgatgacCCTAAATTTCCCAGTGTGTTCGCCAGGGTGTCTCCGTACCAGGATTGGATCAAGTCCTATACGGGCAGCAACCCACCTGGATTTGTTGAATTCCACTCCAATGGATTCAGAAGTTCACTCAGTCCCCTTTTATTCTCAATTTCTCTCACATTCTCCATCATTCCTTTCACAATCTCCCTATATCTTTCTTCATAA